In Niallia sp. FSL W8-0635, one genomic interval encodes:
- the cyoE gene encoding heme o synthase, with protein MANSRVYPDAKLTNKQSETSAWKDFLALIKIGIVNSNLITVFTGIWLAIVFTDVRFLEQIDTVLYTLIGSGLIIAGSCVLNNFIDRDIDPLMERTKARPTVTGKAKPINVAILGFGFLLIGTLFLLLTTITATVIALVGAFSYVVIYTMWSKRRLVSNTVIGSFSGAVPPLIGWAAIDPGLHVIAWSLFLIMFVWQPPHFYSLAIRRVEEYRAAGIPMLPVVKGFEVTKKHTYIWIVALFPLPFLLYQIGIPFLILATLLNIGWVVTGIRASKKQDEYKWATAMFIYSIQYLTILFVSMVVFTLF; from the coding sequence ATGGCTAATTCTCGCGTATATCCTGATGCCAAATTGACGAATAAACAATCCGAAACAAGTGCTTGGAAGGATTTTCTTGCATTAATTAAAATAGGAATCGTAAATTCAAACTTAATTACTGTTTTTACAGGAATCTGGCTTGCAATTGTCTTTACGGATGTAAGGTTTTTAGAGCAAATTGATACAGTTTTATATACTTTGATTGGATCAGGTTTAATTATTGCTGGTTCCTGTGTTTTAAATAATTTTATTGATCGTGATATTGATCCATTAATGGAAAGAACGAAGGCTAGACCGACTGTAACAGGAAAAGCAAAGCCTATAAATGTTGCCATTTTAGGATTTGGCTTTCTATTAATTGGAACATTGTTTTTATTGTTAACTACTATCACTGCAACGGTAATCGCCTTAGTCGGCGCATTTAGCTATGTCGTAATTTATACAATGTGGTCTAAGCGAAGACTAGTTTCTAATACGGTTATTGGTAGTTTTTCTGGAGCGGTTCCTCCATTAATTGGATGGGCTGCAATTGATCCTGGTCTTCATGTTATTGCTTGGAGCTTATTTTTAATTATGTTTGTCTGGCAGCCACCCCATTTCTATTCTTTAGCAATTAGAAGAGTAGAAGAGTATCGAGCAGCGGGAATTCCGATGTTACCGGTTGTTAAAGGATTTGAAGTAACGAAGAAGCATACGTATATTTGGATTGTCGCTTTATTTCCACTTCCATTTTTGCTATATCAAATTGGAATTCCATTTTTAATTTTAGCAACATTACTGAATATAGGATGGGTTGTTACAGGAATTCGAGCAAGTAAAAAGCAAGATGAATATAAGTGGGCTACTGCAATGTTTATCTATTCTATTCAATATTTAACGATTCTATTTGTTTCAATGGTAGTATTCACATTATTCTAA
- a CDS encoding peptidyl-prolyl cis-trans isomerase has product MNSIIQVTGLVNFPITIDPTVWIFDDRKQTADSVFAPVEVKDELEAYTKEASKHWDQEITEGAKVPEQSTKTYKKVEMLTGTFYMALAPFIKNAEPKENATTLLITTEDEEHAIPLEEIDSIFLLFCVKGKPLTEDGPVHIYDNTKDKEQTPIKNVKAIKIT; this is encoded by the coding sequence ATGAATAGTATTATCCAAGTTACTGGGTTGGTAAATTTTCCAATTACGATTGATCCAACTGTGTGGATATTTGATGATCGTAAGCAAACCGCTGATTCAGTATTTGCGCCCGTGGAAGTGAAGGATGAATTAGAAGCGTATACAAAAGAAGCCTCCAAGCATTGGGATCAAGAGATTACAGAAGGTGCAAAAGTTCCAGAGCAATCCACGAAAACCTATAAAAAAGTAGAGATGCTGACTGGTACCTTTTATATGGCTTTAGCTCCCTTTATTAAAAATGCTGAACCAAAGGAAAACGCAACAACTCTTTTAATCACAACAGAAGACGAAGAACATGCAATTCCATTAGAAGAAATAGATTCGATTTTCCTATTATTTTGCGTAAAAGGAAAACCGCTTACAGAAGATGGTCCTGTACATATTTACGATAATACAAAAGACAAAGAACAAACGCCTATCAAAAATGTCAAAGCAATTAAAATTACATAA
- a CDS encoding YlaI family protein, protein MKVKCVICDKIEDIDENSFEAKRLRNRPIHTYMCKECEDRIALNTKKRIDSGNFVLYQNKTQEDDW, encoded by the coding sequence TTGAAAGTAAAATGTGTGATATGCGATAAAATTGAGGATATAGACGAAAACTCCTTTGAAGCAAAACGTCTGAGAAATAGACCAATTCATACGTATATGTGTAAAGAATGTGAAGATAGAATCGCGTTAAACACAAAAAAAAGAATCGATTCTGGAAACTTTGTTCTTTATCAAAATAAAACGCAAGAAGATGATTGGTAA
- a CDS encoding PhoH family protein, protein MSKIYVLDTNVLLQDPYSIFSFSDNDVVIPAVALEEVDSKKRYMDEIGRNARQISRLIDNLREAGKLHDKIPLENGGTIRIELNHRSFHELQEIFVEKTNDNRILAVAKNLSIEESKKENGRTVILVSKDTLVRVKADAIGLMSEDFLSDRVVENEDLYTGFMDVQVTIDVLNRFYENGQLPITEIGNGMYYPNQFLILKDILGSSSSALAIVDSSRKYIKKLVFDHEHIWGIRPRNVQQTMAIEMLLKKDMPLVTLIGKAGTGKTLLALASGLMQTEDFGDYKKLLVARPIVPMGKDLGFLPGEKEEKLRPWMQPIFDNLEYLFNTKKPGELEAILAGMGSIEVEALTYIRGRSIPDQFIIIDEAQNLTKHEVKTILTRVGEGSKIVLMGDPEQIDHPYLDAFNNGLSYVVERFKDQPIAGHVKLVKGERSSLAQLAADLL, encoded by the coding sequence TTGAGTAAAATTTACGTATTGGATACAAATGTCTTGTTACAGGATCCTTATTCCATTTTTTCTTTTAGTGACAATGATGTAGTAATTCCAGCAGTAGCTTTAGAAGAGGTTGACAGCAAAAAACGGTACATGGATGAAATCGGAAGGAACGCAAGGCAAATATCTAGATTGATCGATAACTTAAGAGAAGCAGGAAAGTTGCACGATAAGATTCCTTTGGAGAATGGTGGAACTATACGGATTGAACTGAATCACCGTTCTTTTCATGAGCTTCAAGAAATATTTGTAGAAAAAACCAATGATAACCGAATATTAGCAGTTGCAAAAAATTTATCAATAGAAGAAAGCAAAAAAGAAAATGGACGAACCGTTATATTAGTAAGTAAAGATACACTAGTTCGTGTTAAAGCAGACGCAATTGGGCTTATGAGTGAGGATTTTTTAAGTGACCGAGTAGTTGAAAATGAAGATTTGTATACCGGTTTTATGGATGTACAAGTAACGATTGATGTATTAAATCGCTTTTATGAGAATGGACAGCTTCCTATAACGGAAATTGGCAATGGGATGTATTATCCAAATCAGTTTCTTATCTTAAAGGACATTCTAGGATCTTCCTCTTCGGCATTAGCAATCGTGGATTCATCGAGAAAATATATTAAAAAGCTAGTGTTCGATCATGAGCATATTTGGGGAATCCGCCCAAGAAATGTGCAACAAACAATGGCGATTGAAATGTTATTAAAGAAAGACATGCCTTTAGTTACACTAATAGGAAAAGCTGGAACAGGGAAAACTTTATTGGCATTAGCATCAGGTTTAATGCAAACAGAAGACTTTGGGGATTATAAAAAATTATTAGTGGCAAGACCGATTGTACCGATGGGGAAAGATTTAGGCTTCCTTCCTGGTGAGAAGGAGGAAAAATTAAGGCCGTGGATGCAGCCAATCTTTGATAATCTCGAGTATTTGTTCAATACAAAGAAGCCTGGGGAATTAGAAGCGATCCTTGCAGGAATGGGATCTATTGAAGTAGAGGCATTAACGTATATTAGAGGAAGAAGTATTCCAGACCAGTTTATTATTATTGACGAAGCACAAAACTTAACGAAGCATGAAGTGAAAACGATTTTAACAAGGGTTGGAGAAGGAAGTAAGATTGTTTTAATGGGGGACCCAGAACAAATTGATCATCCATATTTAGATGCCTTTAATAATGGATTAAGCTATGTAGTAGAGCGTTTTAAAGACCAACCAATTGCCGGACATGTGAAATTAGTTAAAGGAGAGAGATCCTCTTTAGCACAGCTGGCTGCAGATTTATTATAA
- a CDS encoding DUF5325 family protein, whose product MNFDKYPFFHYNIYGISSFVSIGICIVEKTLIGTLICFFLFCSIWFLRSHKKKKMQQVIAKQRS is encoded by the coding sequence ATGAATTTTGATAAATATCCATTTTTTCACTATAACATTTATGGAATTTCAAGTTTTGTTAGTATCGGGATATGTATTGTTGAAAAAACATTAATTGGCACACTTATTTGCTTTTTCCTGTTTTGTAGCATATGGTTCCTTAGATCCCATAAAAAAAAGAAAATGCAGCAAGTAATCGCAAAACAGCGTTCTTAG
- a CDS encoding YlbE-like family protein: MRQSIKEYIAQNTELQQFIREQPQWYRQLSRNPNQLEAFEIASLHYYKKTIPDHVQKFSNGVQMASMMVSMFQAMNAQS, translated from the coding sequence ATGAGACAGAGTATAAAAGAATATATTGCGCAGAATACGGAATTACAACAATTTATACGGGAACAGCCACAGTGGTATAGACAGCTAAGCAGAAATCCAAATCAATTGGAAGCCTTTGAGATAGCGTCACTTCATTATTATAAGAAAACCATCCCTGATCATGTTCAAAAGTTTTCAAATGGGGTTCAAATGGCTTCCATGATGGTTAGCATGTTTCAAGCAATGAACGCTCAATCTTAA
- a CDS encoding CAP domain-containing protein, giving the protein MKILLRTVVIIAVLSAIGFYFSITDDKNQQEVLVENGDNPTKVKDNLKEENENTQILPVPKEGLGSLIGKSVSELKEKYGEPARIDPSAYEYNWWIYNKKDSQYFQAGILNDKVVTVYAIGSDVNINPYKIGQEVGDIYTTTPIETNISFNYENSSYRFELSEDEINNRPLIQIGDYYAQLYFDKFNGTLSSIRYMDARTLLHLRPYELVYRGELLETENNVEDNEAIQEGNEKQILDMTNVLRKRFELNTVEWDQPTAEVALGHSKDMFETEDFSHTSEKYGDLEDRLKAGDVFYQVAGENIAAGYADAPAVMEGWLNSKGHRECLLNEKFTHLGVGVFDKYYTQNFIEQW; this is encoded by the coding sequence CTGAAAATTTTATTAAGAACTGTCGTAATTATTGCAGTATTATCGGCGATTGGATTCTATTTTAGTATAACAGATGATAAGAATCAGCAAGAGGTACTAGTGGAAAATGGGGATAATCCTACAAAAGTGAAGGATAATCTCAAAGAAGAAAATGAAAATACGCAAATTCTACCAGTTCCTAAAGAGGGCTTAGGGAGCTTAATCGGTAAAAGTGTAAGTGAATTAAAAGAGAAGTATGGAGAACCAGCTAGAATTGATCCATCAGCATATGAATACAATTGGTGGATTTACAATAAGAAAGACTCTCAATATTTTCAAGCGGGAATTCTGAATGATAAAGTGGTGACTGTTTATGCGATTGGTAGTGATGTAAATATTAACCCTTATAAAATTGGACAAGAAGTTGGGGATATTTATACAACAACACCAATTGAAACAAATATTAGCTTTAATTATGAAAATTCTTCGTATCGTTTCGAATTATCGGAGGATGAAATAAATAACCGCCCACTTATTCAAATAGGCGATTATTATGCACAGCTGTACTTTGATAAATTTAACGGTACTTTATCAAGTATTCGTTACATGGATGCACGTACGTTACTTCATTTAAGACCATATGAATTAGTTTATCGCGGAGAACTATTAGAAACGGAAAATAATGTAGAGGATAATGAAGCGATTCAAGAGGGGAATGAAAAACAAATATTAGATATGACCAATGTACTAAGAAAAAGATTTGAATTAAATACAGTGGAGTGGGATCAACCAACTGCTGAAGTGGCATTAGGTCATAGTAAAGATATGTTTGAAACAGAGGATTTTTCCCATACGTCAGAGAAGTATGGAGATTTAGAGGACCGCTTAAAAGCAGGGGACGTATTTTATCAAGTTGCTGGGGAGAATATTGCAGCAGGTTATGCGGATGCACCTGCAGTAATGGAAGGTTGGCTAAACAGCAAAGGGCATCGTGAATGTTTATTAAATGAGAAATTTACTCATCTTGGAGTAGGAGTATTTGATAAATACTACACACAGAATTTTATCGAGCAATGGTAA
- a CDS encoding YlbD family protein has product MANKQLHPSIEEFKAFVKANPKILKEARNGKVTLQELYEDWYLLGPNDARWDGLREGSSEASEEKEKDASSTKTVWMSNIFDTLKNMDQNQIQGYLANLNQALGTIQGVISQFAPNSGSSGSSAPTEQKPSGPFSFRKD; this is encoded by the coding sequence ATGGCGAATAAACAACTTCATCCTTCTATAGAAGAATTTAAAGCATTTGTGAAAGCAAATCCGAAAATATTGAAAGAAGCCAGAAACGGGAAGGTGACATTACAGGAATTATATGAGGATTGGTATTTATTAGGTCCAAATGATGCAAGATGGGACGGTTTACGAGAAGGTAGTTCTGAAGCTTCTGAAGAAAAGGAGAAAGATGCATCATCTACTAAAACCGTCTGGATGTCTAATATTTTCGACACATTAAAAAACATGGACCAAAACCAGATACAGGGGTACTTAGCAAATTTAAATCAAGCTTTAGGAACCATACAAGGAGTTATATCTCAATTTGCCCCGAATAGTGGTTCAAGTGGATCATCTGCGCCAACCGAACAAAAACCTTCTGGACCATTTTCTTTTAGAAAAGATTAA
- the typA gene encoding translational GTPase TypA, with amino-acid sequence MKIREDIRNIAIIAHVDHGKTTLVDQLLKQSGTFRTNEHVEERAMDSNDLERERGITILAKNTAIQYKDKRINILDTPGHADFGGEVERIMKMVDGVLLVVDAYEGCMPQTRFVLKKALEQNLTPIVVVNKIDRDFARPAEVIDEVLDLFIELDATEEQLEFPVIYASAINGTASTNPEKQDENMQSLYDAIVDHIPSPVDNREEPLQFQVALLDYNDYVGRIGIGRVFRGTMKVGQQVALMKLDGTVKQFRVTKIFGFFGLKRQEIEEAYAGDLIAVSGMEDINVGETVCPFEHQDALPVLRIDEPTLQMTFLVNNSPFAGKEGKYLTSRKIEERLRAQLETDVSLRVENTDSPDAWTVSGRGELHLSILIENMRREGYELQVSKPEVIVRTIDGVRCEPIERVQIDVPEEHTGSVMESIGARKGEMLDMINNGNGQVRLIFNVPARGLIGYTTEFLTLTRGYGIINHTFDSYQPMASGQVGGRRQGVLVSMESGKSSTYGIMQVEDRGIIFVEAGTEIYEGMIVGEHTRENDITVNITKVKQATNIRSANKDQTATMKKPRIMTLEESLEYLNEDEYCEVTPESIRLRKKILNKAERERAGKKKKSAE; translated from the coding sequence TTGAAAATTAGAGAAGATATTCGTAACATTGCTATTATTGCTCACGTTGACCACGGTAAAACGACGTTGGTTGATCAGCTGCTAAAACAATCCGGCACATTCCGTACAAATGAACATGTGGAAGAACGTGCAATGGATTCCAATGATTTAGAAAGAGAACGTGGAATAACAATATTAGCGAAAAATACTGCTATTCAATATAAAGATAAACGTATTAACATCTTAGACACACCAGGACATGCTGACTTTGGTGGAGAAGTGGAACGTATCATGAAAATGGTTGACGGTGTTCTACTTGTTGTTGATGCATATGAAGGTTGTATGCCTCAAACACGTTTCGTATTGAAAAAAGCATTAGAGCAAAACTTAACTCCAATTGTAGTTGTTAACAAAATTGACCGTGATTTTGCTCGTCCTGCTGAAGTAATTGATGAAGTTCTTGACTTATTTATTGAGTTAGATGCAACAGAAGAACAATTAGAATTCCCTGTTATCTATGCATCAGCTATTAATGGTACAGCTAGCACAAACCCTGAAAAACAAGATGAGAACATGCAATCATTATATGATGCAATTGTAGATCATATTCCTTCACCAGTTGATAATCGCGAAGAGCCTTTACAATTCCAAGTAGCTCTTTTAGACTACAACGACTATGTTGGAAGAATTGGTATCGGTCGTGTATTCCGCGGTACGATGAAAGTTGGTCAACAAGTAGCGTTAATGAAATTAGATGGAACTGTTAAGCAATTCCGTGTAACAAAAATCTTTGGTTTCTTCGGATTGAAACGTCAAGAAATCGAAGAAGCATACGCTGGAGATTTAATCGCAGTATCAGGAATGGAAGATATTAACGTTGGTGAAACAGTATGTCCGTTTGAACATCAAGATGCACTTCCTGTTTTACGTATCGATGAGCCAACTCTTCAAATGACATTCTTAGTTAATAACTCACCTTTCGCAGGTAAAGAAGGTAAATATTTAACTTCAAGAAAAATTGAAGAAAGATTACGCGCTCAATTAGAAACAGATGTGAGCTTACGTGTTGAAAATACTGATTCTCCAGATGCTTGGACTGTATCAGGACGTGGAGAGCTTCATTTATCTATCTTAATTGAGAACATGCGTCGTGAAGGTTATGAGCTTCAAGTTTCAAAACCAGAAGTAATTGTTCGAACTATAGATGGTGTTCGTTGTGAGCCAATTGAACGTGTACAAATTGATGTTCCTGAAGAGCATACAGGTTCTGTAATGGAGTCAATTGGTGCTCGTAAAGGTGAAATGTTAGATATGATCAATAATGGTAACGGACAAGTTCGTTTAATCTTTAACGTACCTGCTCGTGGACTAATTGGTTATACAACTGAATTCTTAACATTGACTCGCGGTTATGGTATCATCAACCATACATTCGATAGCTATCAACCAATGGCATCTGGCCAAGTTGGTGGACGTCGCCAAGGTGTATTAGTAAGTATGGAATCAGGAAAATCATCTACTTATGGAATCATGCAAGTAGAAGACCGCGGAATTATCTTTGTTGAAGCTGGAACTGAAATTTATGAAGGAATGATTGTTGGAGAGCATACACGTGAAAATGACATCACTGTTAATATCACAAAAGTAAAACAAGCAACAAACATCCGTTCAGCAAACAAAGACCAAACAGCAACAATGAAAAAACCAAGAATTATGACTCTAGAGGAATCTTTAGAATACTTAAATGAAGATGAGTATTGTGAAGTAACTCCAGAATCCATTCGTTTACGTAAAAAAATCTTAAATAAAGCAGAACGTGAAAGAGCAGGCAAGAAGAAAAAATCTGCTGAATAA
- a CDS encoding cupin — MKIFQFNKESGKKITPFNSNFILSRIVQTEKAAHIGCMHLEENGIIGFHQAVVPQLLLIVNGVGYVRGETNEWFQVRSGDAVFWDKEEWHETKTDIGLTAIVIESEDIMPELKMPLKEKRI, encoded by the coding sequence ATGAAGATTTTTCAATTTAATAAAGAGTCTGGTAAGAAAATCACTCCATTTAATTCTAATTTTATCCTTAGTCGCATCGTTCAAACAGAGAAAGCAGCTCATATTGGATGTATGCATCTTGAAGAAAATGGGATTATTGGCTTTCATCAAGCGGTAGTACCTCAGCTTTTGTTAATTGTTAATGGAGTGGGCTATGTTAGAGGAGAAACGAATGAATGGTTTCAAGTTCGAAGTGGGGATGCGGTGTTCTGGGATAAAGAGGAATGGCATGAAACGAAAACAGATATTGGGTTAACAGCCATCGTTATTGAAAGTGAAGATATAATGCCTGAATTAAAAATGCCGTTAAAAGAGAAGCGTATATAA
- a CDS encoding YhcN/YlaJ family sporulation lipoprotein, translating into MKKGYFIIAILFLLAGCNNNNVENSQQSENRDNTPHVTNVKNSTIQEVDRKTGQDIAKRLVSLATSIENVNDATAVVIGKYALVGVDINADLDRSEVGSIKYTVAESLKNDPDGANAIIIADPDITARLKEIGEDIQDGKPIQGIFNELADISGRLIPEVPADMIKNEPDRDMKKTNEKLNEKEEKELKKDQDEQSNNHIRD; encoded by the coding sequence ATGAAAAAAGGATATTTTATAATTGCAATCCTTTTTCTGCTTGCTGGATGTAATAACAATAATGTAGAAAATAGCCAACAATCGGAGAATAGAGATAATACCCCTCATGTAACAAATGTAAAAAATTCTACAATACAGGAAGTGGATCGAAAAACGGGACAGGATATCGCCAAAAGACTCGTTTCCCTTGCAACAAGTATTGAAAATGTGAATGATGCAACAGCAGTTGTGATTGGGAAATATGCCCTTGTAGGTGTCGATATCAATGCTGACTTAGATCGTTCGGAAGTAGGTTCCATCAAGTATACCGTTGCTGAAAGCTTAAAGAACGATCCTGATGGCGCAAATGCTATCATTATTGCTGACCCTGATATAACTGCAAGATTGAAAGAAATTGGTGAAGATATACAAGATGGAAAGCCAATCCAGGGAATTTTTAATGAATTAGCTGATATTAGTGGCAGACTTATTCCTGAAGTCCCTGCTGATATGATTAAAAATGAACCAGATAGAGATATGAAAAAAACGAACGAAAAATTAAATGAAAAAGAGGAAAAAGAACTGAAAAAAGATCAAGATGAACAGTCCAATAATCATATAAGAGATTAA
- a CDS encoding FtsW/RodA/SpoVE family cell cycle protein has protein sequence MVKKILKSYDYTIIIAMMLLVLFGLIMIYSASMVSAVQYYGQDSSDFYYKRQIKNIVVAGFAFILVALFPYKALLSNKILVPMVFGSIFFLGGIFLFGSVYGNAQSWYKIGTSSLQPAEFVKLSVIIYLSAIYSKKQSYINEFNRGVVPPLAYLVIVSALVMIQPDFGTAVIIVMIGATIILCSGMNWKNLSKLMLIGLTFLLLFLLCMQLAGKSMFTEKQMARIFVFMDSPFGEDVVQDSGYHMSNSLIAIGSGGLKGVGLGQGVQKLGYLTDGHTDFIMAVIAEELGIFGVGFVVLGLSYIVLRGIYTGLKCKDPFGSLLAIGISSMIGIQAFINIGGVSGLIPLTGVPVPFVSYGGSSLLQLSIGMGILVNVSMFVKYERVYKSKEEEVVDIPKQPNSPFMRTNRPL, from the coding sequence ATGGTAAAGAAGATATTAAAATCGTATGATTATACAATTATTATAGCAATGATGCTATTAGTTTTATTTGGGTTAATTATGATCTATAGTGCAAGCATGGTTTCAGCAGTCCAATATTACGGACAAGATAGTAGTGATTTTTATTATAAGAGGCAGATTAAGAATATTGTAGTTGCTGGGTTCGCCTTTATTCTAGTTGCACTTTTCCCATATAAAGCTCTATTAAGCAATAAAATATTAGTGCCGATGGTATTTGGGTCTATTTTTTTCTTAGGTGGAATATTTTTGTTCGGTAGTGTTTATGGAAATGCGCAAAGCTGGTATAAAATTGGAACCTCCAGTCTTCAGCCGGCAGAGTTTGTTAAATTATCTGTAATCATTTATTTATCGGCTATCTATTCAAAAAAGCAGTCATATATTAATGAATTTAATAGGGGAGTTGTCCCGCCGCTAGCCTATCTAGTTATTGTTAGTGCTCTAGTTATGATTCAGCCTGATTTTGGAACAGCGGTTATCATTGTTATGATTGGTGCAACGATTATTCTCTGTTCAGGAATGAATTGGAAGAACTTATCGAAGCTGATGCTTATTGGATTAACGTTTTTACTCTTATTCCTTCTTTGTATGCAGTTGGCTGGTAAAAGTATGTTTACTGAGAAGCAAATGGCGAGAATATTTGTGTTTATGGATTCCCCGTTTGGCGAGGATGTTGTGCAAGATTCCGGTTACCATATGAGTAACTCACTTATCGCTATCGGCTCTGGTGGCCTTAAAGGTGTTGGCTTGGGTCAAGGAGTACAAAAGCTTGGCTATTTAACAGACGGTCATACAGATTTTATCATGGCGGTAATAGCAGAAGAATTAGGGATATTTGGCGTAGGTTTTGTTGTTTTAGGACTAAGCTATATTGTTTTACGAGGAATTTATACCGGATTAAAGTGTAAAGATCCTTTTGGAAGCTTATTAGCGATAGGAATTTCTAGTATGATTGGGATACAAGCCTTTATCAATATTGGCGGGGTTTCTGGATTAATCCCTTTAACGGGTGTACCAGTACCTTTTGTGAGTTATGGAGGATCTTCTCTATTACAATTATCCATCGGGATGGGGATATTGGTGAATGTTTCCATGTTTGTAAAATACGAGAGAGTATATAAATCAAAAGAAGAGGAAGTTGTGGATATTCCTAAACAACCTAATTCTCCATTTATGCGGACAAACCGACCTTTATAA
- a CDS encoding DUF420 domain-containing protein, translated as MEFTLPILPTISTAFIVLSGIFVAIGWGLIKKRKRKEHQTVMLIAAIFAVIFFIIYASRTIFIGNTSFGGPDDIKIYYTIFLIFHITLATIGAVLGIIMLYTGYKKQYAKHRKLGPITSIIWFITAITGTAVYLLLYVFYHGGETTSVIKAILGF; from the coding sequence ATGGAATTTACATTACCGATTTTGCCGACAATAAGTACAGCATTTATCGTATTAAGCGGCATTTTTGTAGCTATTGGTTGGGGATTAATCAAGAAAAGAAAAAGAAAAGAGCATCAGACAGTAATGCTTATTGCAGCCATTTTTGCTGTTATCTTTTTCATCATTTACGCATCAAGAACGATTTTCATAGGGAACACTTCCTTTGGTGGACCAGATGATATTAAGATTTACTATACAATCTTCTTAATATTTCATATTACACTGGCAACAATAGGAGCAGTATTAGGAATTATCATGTTGTATACAGGCTATAAAAAACAATATGCGAAACACCGTAAATTAGGTCCAATAACAAGTATTATCTGGTTTATTACAGCCATTACAGGAACAGCTGTCTATTTACTTCTCTATGTTTTCTATCACGGAGGAGAAACAACATCTGTTATAAAGGCGATATTAGGCTTTTAA
- a CDS encoding inositol monophosphatase family protein, translating into MTNWLEIDKYAKEWIKEAGERIIKSFSSELVIQTKSSKNDLVTQIDKGTEEFLIHKINEVFPSHRILGEEGVSESLEDLKGIVWIIDPIDGTMNFVHMQRDFAISIGIYEEGVGKIGLIYDVVADELYHVQKGNGVYMNDTKLLPLKDTAVEEAIIGLNATWVTKNKRIDPTILEPLVRESRGTRSFGSACLELAYIAAGRMDAYLTLRLSPWDYAAGKIMVEELGGKVTTLRNESLDLLTQQSFFASKPGLHDEILQKYLKDGNW; encoded by the coding sequence ATGACAAATTGGCTTGAAATCGATAAGTATGCAAAAGAATGGATTAAAGAGGCAGGCGAAAGAATCATCAAGTCTTTTTCGTCCGAGCTCGTTATTCAAACAAAATCAAGTAAAAATGATTTAGTCACACAAATTGACAAGGGAACAGAAGAATTCTTGATTCATAAAATTAATGAGGTTTTCCCTTCTCATCGCATTTTAGGAGAAGAGGGGGTAAGTGAATCTTTAGAAGACTTAAAAGGAATCGTTTGGATTATTGACCCAATTGATGGAACGATGAATTTTGTTCATATGCAACGGGATTTTGCTATCTCTATTGGAATTTATGAAGAGGGAGTAGGAAAAATCGGCCTCATATATGATGTTGTAGCAGATGAACTTTATCATGTTCAAAAAGGAAATGGTGTTTATATGAATGATACTAAGCTATTGCCGTTAAAGGACACTGCTGTTGAAGAGGCGATAATTGGGTTAAATGCCACATGGGTTACAAAAAATAAACGGATAGATCCGACTATATTAGAACCACTTGTAAGAGAGTCAAGAGGGACAAGATCTTTTGGTTCTGCTTGTTTAGAGCTTGCCTATATCGCTGCTGGACGTATGGATGCGTACTTAACTTTAAGATTATCTCCTTGGGATTATGCAGCAGGTAAGATAATGGTAGAAGAACTGGGAGGAAAGGTAACAACTTTAAGAAATGAGTCTCTCGATTTATTAACCCAACAATCCTTTTTTGCGTCTAAACCTGGATTGCATGATGAAATTCTTCAAAAATATTTAAAGGATGGTAATTGGTAA
- a CDS encoding YlaN family protein, which translates to MTSEMIINHKEKANELLKADAEKILKLIKVQMDNLTMPQCPLYEEVLDTQMYGLSKEIDFAIRLGLVEEQVGKKILDELEKELSNLHEASIRK; encoded by the coding sequence TTGACTTCTGAAATGATTATTAATCATAAAGAAAAAGCAAATGAGCTATTGAAAGCTGATGCTGAAAAGATATTAAAACTAATTAAAGTTCAGATGGATAATTTAACAATGCCTCAATGTCCTCTATATGAAGAGGTATTGGATACGCAAATGTATGGATTATCGAAAGAGATAGATTTTGCTATTCGATTAGGATTAGTAGAAGAGCAGGTTGGCAAGAAGATTTTAGATGAATTGGAAAAAGAATTATCGAATTTGCACGAAGCATCTATAAGAAAATAA